A genomic segment from Chitinophaga niabensis encodes:
- the bshB1 gene encoding bacillithiol biosynthesis deacetylase BshB1: MKLDILAIAAHPDDVELSCAGTLMVHALQGMKVGIVDLTQGELGTRGTPEGRLIEAQDACKLMGLDVRENLGLADGFFQNSKEDQLKVIRAIRKFKPDIVLANAMDDRHPDHGRAGRLIADSCFLAGLRKIETEENGVPQEAWRPKQVFHFLQDRYHQPDFVIDITPVIDKKIEAIKCFKTQFLAAKDHEPQTYISSPEFFESVLYRAKMLGKMVGVPYAEGYTSAKMLGVRSMKDFINENT; the protein is encoded by the coding sequence ATGAAACTGGATATACTCGCTATTGCGGCCCACCCTGATGATGTTGAACTGTCCTGCGCCGGTACCCTGATGGTACATGCGCTGCAGGGGATGAAAGTAGGGATCGTAGATCTTACACAGGGAGAACTGGGCACCAGGGGCACCCCGGAAGGCCGTTTAATAGAAGCACAGGATGCCTGTAAATTAATGGGCCTTGACGTGCGGGAGAACCTGGGCCTCGCAGACGGGTTTTTCCAGAATTCAAAAGAAGACCAGTTAAAAGTGATCCGTGCTATCCGCAAATTTAAACCGGATATTGTACTGGCCAATGCCATGGACGACCGTCATCCTGATCATGGCCGTGCCGGCCGTCTCATTGCAGACAGTTGTTTCCTCGCAGGCTTGCGCAAGATCGAAACCGAAGAGAACGGCGTACCCCAGGAAGCATGGCGCCCTAAACAGGTGTTCCATTTCCTGCAGGACCGTTACCATCAGCCGGATTTTGTAATAGACATCACCCCGGTGATCGATAAAAAGATAGAAGCCATCAAATGCTTTAAAACGCAATTCCTGGCTGCTAAGGACCATGAGCCGCAAACGTACATCTCCTCCCCGGAATTCTTTGAAAGCGTGTTGTACAGGGCTAAAATGCTGGGTAAAATGGTAGGTGTGCCTTATGCAGAGGGTTATACTTCTGCAAAGATGCTGGGGGTTAGGAGTATGAAGGACTTTATTAATGAGAATACCTGA
- a CDS encoding DUF4294 domain-containing protein: MHRILIIAGMCLLCLAGSASAQQRTATDTVAVRAIVVGNDTIPSITLQIVEVVDRLPKRLRKERERWTRLRNAVYVTYPYAITAGRVLKDVNQELNRFTSKKQRKAFLASKEQMLKKEFGDKLENLSVYQGKVLMKLIHRETGENCYEIVKELKGGFNARMYQTVAFFFGGNLKSEFNAQDDKDIEMIVQEIQLYNRFN, from the coding sequence TTGCATCGTATTCTGATCATCGCTGGTATGTGCCTCCTTTGCCTGGCAGGCAGCGCCTCCGCTCAGCAGCGGACGGCAACGGACACCGTGGCGGTACGTGCAATCGTAGTCGGAAATGATACCATCCCCTCTATTACCCTCCAGATCGTTGAAGTGGTGGACCGGCTCCCCAAACGCCTCCGCAAAGAAAGGGAACGCTGGACGCGCCTCCGTAACGCCGTGTATGTTACGTACCCTTATGCCATCACCGCCGGCAGGGTATTGAAAGATGTAAACCAGGAACTGAACAGGTTCACCAGCAAAAAACAACGTAAAGCCTTCCTCGCCTCCAAAGAACAAATGCTGAAAAAAGAGTTCGGCGATAAACTGGAAAACCTCTCCGTATACCAGGGCAAAGTATTGATGAAACTCATCCACCGCGAAACCGGGGAGAACTGTTATGAGATCGTGAAAGAATTGAAAGGTGGTTTTAATGCAAGGATGTATCAGACCGTAGCCTTCTTCTTTGGCGGAAACCTGAAGAGTGAATTCAATGCGCAGGACGACAAAGACATTGAAATGATCGTACAGGAGATCCAGTTGTACAACCGCTTCAACTAA
- a CDS encoding alpha/beta hydrolase, producing the protein MRRTIRIVLITIALLVIVYFLGPKPAPPVIAGGRLPAVPATPVALEQYVAKKEAQFRLKPDNEARILWQDSLHRKTPYSVIYLHGFSASEKEGDPVHVNFARRFGYNLYLSRLDEHGMDTPDALVGMTGEGLWRDAKEALAIGKMLGDKVIVIGTSTGGTLALLLASEYPEDVTAVINMSPNIAINEFMVWMLDKPWGLEIARLVKGGDYVENKPDNADRAKYWYSKYRLEAVVQLQNLVDNTMKPEVFARIHQPVLDLYYYKNEKEQDPTVKVSAILEMHKELGTPDSLKRAVAIPNAGAHVIGSSIVSKDVPAVESAITQWWLQILRNHN; encoded by the coding sequence ATGCGCCGCACTATCCGGATCGTTCTGATCACGATCGCCCTATTGGTGATCGTGTACTTCCTGGGCCCTAAACCCGCTCCTCCGGTGATCGCCGGGGGCCGTTTACCAGCCGTCCCTGCTACCCCCGTAGCGCTTGAACAATACGTTGCCAAAAAAGAAGCCCAATTCCGCCTTAAACCGGATAATGAGGCCAGGATCCTCTGGCAGGATTCCCTGCACCGTAAAACGCCTTACAGCGTGATCTACCTGCATGGTTTTTCCGCCAGTGAAAAGGAGGGAGATCCCGTACATGTGAACTTTGCCCGCCGTTTCGGATACAATCTTTACTTATCAAGGCTCGATGAACACGGCATGGATACCCCGGATGCCCTGGTGGGCATGACCGGAGAAGGCTTATGGCGGGATGCCAAAGAGGCCCTGGCCATTGGTAAAATGCTGGGAGACAAGGTGATTGTGATCGGTACTTCCACCGGTGGCACGCTGGCCCTGCTGCTGGCTTCGGAATACCCGGAGGATGTAACAGCCGTGATCAATATGTCCCCCAACATCGCTATCAACGAGTTCATGGTATGGATGCTGGATAAACCCTGGGGCCTGGAGATTGCCCGCCTGGTGAAAGGAGGGGATTACGTGGAAAATAAACCGGATAATGCAGACCGTGCAAAATATTGGTACTCAAAATACCGTTTGGAAGCTGTGGTGCAGTTACAGAACCTGGTGGACAATACCATGAAACCGGAAGTATTTGCCCGCATCCATCAGCCCGTGCTGGACCTTTACTACTATAAGAACGAAAAGGAGCAGGACCCTACAGTGAAAGTGAGCGCCATCCTTGAAATGCACAAAGAACTGGGAACGCCGGACAGCCTGAAGCGCGCAGTGGCCATTCCCAATGCCGGGGCCCATGTAATCGGCTCCAGTATTGTATCCAAAGATGTGCCTGCCGTGGAAAGCGCTATCACGCAGTGGTGGCTGCAGATACTGAGGAATCATAACTAA
- a CDS encoding sensor histidine kinase, with product MNEHQRVNHVWQLRTRLHDVHTGFFLLCLLIVACKQPPSQSQARPFLADSIMGTADSIVSGMQVNYAIHYIDSAYGEFPDAGPVDLWKNYNFKLNFYIYYQFDTLKARLYSDSMLLMVKGKEDLYKVEYANTLFAFGKLLVAERKYEEAFYYYYNGQVFARKNLDSCALAPFNSQLGMVRYKQGKYLAAIPYLRDALDELSHCPANASYFDRFIQPQSILNTIALCYQKADQLDSSIFYYRQALGFINEYDRLYKEDTAFANTARGVVMGNLGGLYARQNKYNEAVRYLSESIQINNRAGHAISDAQTAIAKLTDLYIRFGQFPMAAELLDQQENYLLNFEGKNPDYDDIRLKWYRLKWMYYDSMHAIPQAYDHAKLYYGLKDSIALVNLGLSNVDMDESFRNAAEQLKLELLKKEDQLKTISLLALIIGLLMAVSILFILWRHLSRIRENNKEIHMQNEHLQMALNALEQSQADNTKMMKVVAHDLRSPVGAITSIAAMLLEFSKLNEEDRMMVELIKTSGQNSLDMVADLLQINSHVEKIEKEPVDLQQLLHYCVDLLQHKAAVKKQRLHLQAAPVILSLSREKMWRVISNLIANAIKFSPVGKDITIRLEMEPDEAVITVEDDGIGIPDNLKDKIFDMFSEAKRKGTAGEQPFGLGLAISKQIVEAHGGNIWFESREEGGTAFYVKLPA from the coding sequence ATGAACGAACATCAAAGGGTTAACCATGTCTGGCAATTGAGAACACGCTTGCACGATGTGCATACAGGCTTCTTTTTGTTATGCCTTTTAATTGTAGCCTGCAAACAACCGCCCAGTCAGAGCCAGGCGCGTCCTTTCCTTGCAGACAGCATTATGGGCACGGCGGACAGCATCGTGAGCGGCATGCAGGTAAATTATGCGATCCATTACATAGATAGTGCTTATGGTGAATTCCCGGATGCAGGCCCGGTGGACCTATGGAAGAATTACAACTTCAAGCTTAACTTTTATATTTATTACCAGTTTGATACCCTGAAAGCACGCCTTTATTCAGACAGTATGTTACTGATGGTGAAAGGCAAAGAGGACCTGTACAAAGTAGAATACGCCAATACATTATTTGCATTTGGTAAGCTGCTGGTAGCAGAAAGAAAATATGAAGAAGCATTTTATTACTATTACAATGGCCAGGTATTCGCGCGTAAGAACCTGGATAGCTGTGCGCTCGCACCGTTTAATTCCCAGCTTGGCATGGTACGCTACAAACAGGGCAAATACCTGGCAGCGATCCCTTATCTCAGGGATGCGCTGGATGAGCTAAGCCATTGCCCTGCGAATGCCAGTTATTTTGACCGTTTTATCCAACCCCAGTCTATCCTGAACACCATTGCCCTCTGTTACCAGAAAGCAGATCAGCTGGACAGTTCCATTTTTTATTACCGGCAGGCTTTAGGCTTTATCAATGAGTATGATCGCCTGTATAAAGAAGATACTGCGTTCGCCAACACTGCAAGAGGAGTGGTGATGGGCAACCTGGGCGGGTTGTACGCCCGGCAGAATAAATACAATGAAGCTGTCCGCTATCTGAGTGAAAGTATCCAGATCAATAACCGCGCGGGTCATGCCATATCTGATGCGCAAACTGCAATAGCCAAACTCACGGACCTGTATATACGGTTCGGGCAGTTTCCCATGGCAGCGGAGTTGTTGGATCAGCAGGAAAATTATCTCCTGAATTTTGAAGGCAAGAATCCGGATTATGATGATATCCGTTTAAAATGGTACCGCCTTAAATGGATGTATTACGACAGTATGCACGCTATTCCGCAGGCCTATGATCATGCAAAACTATATTATGGTCTGAAGGATTCCATCGCTTTGGTCAACCTGGGTTTATCCAATGTGGACATGGATGAGAGTTTCAGGAATGCGGCGGAACAGTTGAAGCTGGAACTGCTGAAAAAAGAAGATCAGTTAAAGACAATTTCTCTACTTGCACTGATCATAGGACTTTTAATGGCCGTGAGTATCCTGTTCATACTATGGCGCCACTTAAGCCGTATCCGTGAAAATAACAAAGAGATCCATATGCAGAATGAACATCTGCAAATGGCATTAAACGCTTTGGAACAAAGCCAGGCTGATAATACGAAAATGATGAAAGTGGTAGCGCATGATCTGCGCTCCCCGGTTGGCGCCATCACCTCCATTGCGGCCATGTTGCTGGAATTCAGCAAGCTCAATGAAGAAGACAGGATGATGGTGGAACTGATCAAAACTTCCGGGCAGAACTCGCTGGACATGGTGGCGGACCTGCTTCAGATCAACTCACATGTGGAAAAGATCGAGAAAGAACCGGTGGACCTGCAACAGCTGCTGCATTATTGTGTGGACCTGTTACAGCATAAAGCAGCGGTTAAAAAGCAGCGTTTACATTTGCAGGCGGCGCCGGTTATCCTGTCGCTGAGCAGGGAAAAAATGTGGCGGGTGATCAGCAACCTCATTGCCAATGCTATTAAGTTCAGTCCTGTAGGAAAGGATATTACCATCCGGCTGGAAATGGAGCCGGATGAAGCGGTGATAACTGTGGAAGATGATGGCATAGGTATACCGGATAACCTGAAGGATAAGATCTTCGATATGTTCTCCGAAGCAAAAAGAAAAGGTACAGCCGGAGAGCAGCCTTTTGGCCTGGGTCTTGCGATATCAAAACAGATCGTAGAGGCGCATGGGGGAAATATCTGGTTTGAAAGCAGGGAAGAGGGCGGTACTGCTTTTTATGTAAAATTGCCGGCTTAA
- a CDS encoding GNAT family N-acetyltransferase, which yields MDPNIVEKWLKGWSLSRDLPLPARYGSGFRVEVGWPQQKARYVFPNFTHEITDLANAITEPWTFLKVCGSPDAFKDLLPSRWVMQPPAFMMTCFKPMLSKNISLANEYTLDVKEEMPVSIAKILTGNGNTAAIGRLVFVDDLVIYDRIETDALHRRKGLATIVLKTLENIALSKGRTNGVLVATEAGKALYETLGWALSSLYTSVVIPQDLSPLQSPLPPGTSGHAK from the coding sequence ATGGACCCGAATATTGTAGAAAAGTGGCTTAAAGGCTGGTCTTTATCACGCGATCTGCCATTACCTGCCAGGTATGGCAGCGGATTCAGGGTGGAGGTAGGGTGGCCTCAGCAAAAAGCCCGTTATGTTTTCCCAAATTTTACCCATGAAATTACGGATCTGGCGAATGCAATTACCGAGCCCTGGACCTTTCTTAAGGTATGTGGCTCCCCGGATGCCTTTAAAGATCTTTTACCCTCCCGCTGGGTGATGCAGCCTCCTGCTTTTATGATGACCTGCTTTAAGCCTATGTTATCAAAGAATATTAGTTTGGCGAATGAATACACATTGGATGTGAAAGAAGAGATGCCGGTTTCTATAGCAAAAATACTCACCGGCAACGGGAACACGGCTGCTATCGGACGCCTGGTCTTTGTTGATGACCTTGTTATCTATGACCGCATAGAAACAGATGCGCTGCACCGCCGCAAGGGACTGGCAACAATTGTTTTAAAGACACTGGAAAACATTGCCCTTTCAAAAGGCAGAACAAATGGCGTACTGGTGGCAACGGAAGCAGGCAAAGCATTATATGAAACGCTTGGCTGGGCATTATCTTCTTTATATACTTCGGTGGTTATCCCCCAAGACCTATCTCCCCTTCAATCCCCACTTC